The following coding sequences are from one uncultured Cohaesibacter sp. window:
- the mepA gene encoding penicillin-insensitive murein endopeptidase, with protein MSALGWSLLSFAPEGGAVAFAQTPAKTLFGKQRLPANLQARSIGSYAKGCQAGAVALPVDGPAWQAMRLSRNRNWGQPVLVDFLEKLARDAKAYDGWNGLLVGDMSQPRGGPMSSGHASHQIGLDADIWLRPMPAQRFTVNQRETESAISMLKAGTRTVDPRKFTSAQFRLIKRAASTPGVERIFVHPGIKKALCDMAGSDRAWLRQVRPWYGHYYHFHVRLACPPGNSACKNQAPPPQGDGCGKELAWWLSDAPWTPKKPDPKKPPVKKRVVTLADLPDACRAVLEAPDTPGAVVASSEVGSAPYVPIEPDAAITALPKPRPLHY; from the coding sequence TTGTCGGCGCTCGGGTGGTCTTTGCTGTCCTTTGCTCCTGAGGGTGGCGCGGTGGCTTTTGCCCAAACGCCAGCCAAGACACTTTTTGGCAAGCAAAGACTACCGGCAAATCTGCAAGCCCGCTCCATCGGCTCTTATGCCAAGGGCTGTCAGGCAGGAGCAGTTGCTCTTCCCGTTGACGGGCCCGCATGGCAGGCAATGCGCCTGTCTCGCAATCGAAATTGGGGGCAGCCCGTTCTAGTTGATTTTCTTGAAAAGCTGGCCAGAGACGCCAAAGCCTATGATGGTTGGAATGGCCTGCTGGTTGGCGACATGTCTCAGCCACGCGGGGGGCCAATGTCTTCGGGGCATGCGTCTCATCAGATTGGACTGGATGCAGATATTTGGCTGCGTCCAATGCCTGCGCAGCGCTTTACTGTGAACCAAAGAGAAACTGAATCCGCGATTTCGATGCTAAAGGCAGGAACGCGTACAGTCGATCCGAGAAAATTCACCTCTGCACAATTCAGGCTGATAAAGAGAGCTGCATCGACGCCGGGTGTTGAGCGAATTTTTGTTCACCCCGGAATCAAGAAGGCCTTGTGTGATATGGCAGGATCAGATCGGGCCTGGTTACGGCAGGTGCGGCCTTGGTACGGTCACTACTATCATTTCCACGTCCGTTTGGCTTGTCCTCCGGGCAACAGCGCTTGCAAAAATCAAGCCCCGCCTCCTCAGGGAGACGGATGTGGCAAGGAACTGGCCTGGTGGCTATCTGACGCGCCATGGACGCCGAAGAAGCCTGATCCCAAAAAGCCCCCAGTCAAGAAGCGCGTAGTCACTCTGGCCGATCTGCCAGATGCATGTCGGGCTGTTCTGGAAGCGCCTGATACGCCGGGTGCCGTGGTTGCCTCTTCCGAAGTGGGCAGCGCACCATATGTACCAATCGAGCCTGACGCCGCTATAACGGCTCTGCCTAAGCCCAGACCGTTGCACTATTGA
- a CDS encoding TRAP transporter substrate-binding protein, producing MRKGGSLDRRSVLTGLAVGGAATLASPAIVRASDGIVWKMPMSWPKQLPGVGVNGVRFAERVGKMSGGRLTIRVFGAGELVPPLEVFDAVSSGAAEIGHATSYYWQGKDPSFHFYTGVPFGLTQIEHTAWLRFGGGQELWERAYEPFNVIPFYAGASGTQAGGWFAKELKTLDDLKGLKMRIAGLGGEVLRRLGASVIMLPATDIFQALQNGTIDAAEWVGPWNDLAFGLYKVVPNYYMPAFHEPGAGLEIIVNKDKYAELPEDLQEIIKEAAQSTALETMADYQYHNAMSLRPLLAKEGVKLRKFPDEMMMAMAKESAGVLKEIGESSPLAGEIYDSFIKYRNIASEYIMDAEWEIVRVRNMAIEKGLI from the coding sequence ATGAGAAAAGGTGGATCACTGGACCGCCGTTCGGTTTTGACCGGACTTGCGGTCGGTGGCGCTGCGACGCTGGCCAGCCCTGCAATCGTGAGAGCAAGCGATGGAATCGTTTGGAAGATGCCAATGTCCTGGCCAAAGCAATTGCCCGGTGTTGGCGTCAACGGTGTTCGCTTTGCCGAGCGGGTCGGCAAAATGTCAGGCGGCCGTCTGACAATCAGGGTCTTCGGGGCGGGTGAACTGGTGCCTCCTCTGGAAGTATTTGATGCCGTTTCCAGCGGTGCTGCTGAAATCGGTCATGCAACCTCCTACTATTGGCAGGGCAAAGATCCGTCTTTCCACTTCTATACCGGTGTTCCTTTTGGTCTCACGCAGATTGAACACACTGCTTGGTTGCGCTTCGGCGGCGGGCAGGAGCTGTGGGAACGCGCCTATGAGCCTTTCAATGTTATTCCTTTCTATGCGGGCGCTTCTGGCACGCAGGCTGGTGGCTGGTTTGCCAAGGAATTGAAAACCCTTGATGATCTGAAGGGTTTGAAAATGCGCATCGCCGGTCTTGGCGGTGAAGTGCTCCGCCGTCTTGGCGCTTCGGTCATCATGTTGCCGGCAACGGATATTTTCCAAGCCCTGCAGAACGGAACGATCGATGCCGCCGAATGGGTAGGCCCATGGAACGACCTGGCCTTTGGTCTGTACAAGGTTGTGCCGAACTATTACATGCCAGCTTTCCATGAACCGGGTGCCGGTCTCGAGATCATTGTCAACAAAGACAAGTATGCAGAATTGCCGGAAGACCTTCAGGAGATCATCAAGGAAGCAGCCCAGTCAACTGCACTCGAAACCATGGCTGACTATCAGTATCACAATGCAATGTCCTTGCGGCCTCTGCTGGCCAAGGAAGGCGTGAAACTGCGCAAGTTCCCTGACGAAATGATGATGGCCATGGCCAAGGAATCTGCCGGTGTCCTCAAGGAAATCGGGGAATCGTCTCCATTGGCTGGCGAGATCTATGACAGCTTCATCAAATATCGCAACATTGCCAGCGAATATATTATGGATGCTGAATGGGAAATCGTTCGGGTACGTAACATGGCGATCGAAAAAGGACTGATCTAG
- a CDS encoding DUF2799 domain-containing protein — MRNLTTIALLLPLLAGCASLSKEECTVGDWVSVGANDAMEGRSTSRLSDHREACSKYNIMPDRDKYMAGYQKGLITYCTPSNGFSVGRNGYSYQNICPAPGDAEFMRGYLRGSALHEVETEIAQKEHELSRLREERRKLLAPKKHADGKKAPDKRKLMRGIERDISAIQFDLQQLQFKRDRALVDADEFLQTAEPGI, encoded by the coding sequence ATGCGCAATCTTACAACAATAGCTCTGTTGCTTCCCTTGCTCGCCGGTTGCGCAAGCCTTTCCAAAGAAGAATGCACCGTTGGGGACTGGGTTTCCGTGGGTGCAAATGATGCTATGGAAGGGCGCTCGACAAGTCGCCTTTCTGATCATCGGGAAGCCTGCTCCAAATATAACATCATGCCAGATCGCGACAAATATATGGCGGGCTATCAAAAGGGGCTGATTACTTATTGCACACCTTCAAATGGCTTTTCTGTTGGTCGGAACGGTTATAGCTATCAGAATATTTGCCCCGCTCCCGGTGATGCGGAATTCATGCGCGGTTATTTGCGCGGAAGTGCTTTGCACGAAGTGGAAACCGAGATTGCTCAAAAGGAACATGAACTTTCTCGACTGCGCGAAGAAAGACGCAAGTTACTCGCTCCGAAAAAACATGCCGATGGTAAAAAGGCACCAGACAAGCGCAAGCTTATGCGAGGTATCGAACGTGATATCTCTGCCATACAATTTGATTTGCAACAACTTCAGTTCAAGAGAGACCGCGCTCTCGTTGACGCTGACGAATTTCTGCAAACTGCAGAACCTGGCATTTAG
- the lepA gene encoding translation elongation factor 4, with protein MTKQSFDKIRNFSIIAHIDHGKSTLADRLIQYTGGLTEREMREQVLDSMEIEQERGITIKAQTVSLKYEADDGNVYTLNLMDTPGHVDFAYEVSRSLAACEGSLLVVDASQGVEAQTLANVYQAIDNDHEIVPVLNKIDLPAAEPERVREQIEDVIGIDASEAIEASAKSGIGIKETLEAIVKRLPAPEGDKEAPLKAMLVDSYYDVYLGVVVIVRIIDGELKKGERIRMMGTNAAYDIDRIGIFTPKMIDVDVLGPGEVGFLIASIKEVADTRVGDTITHVKRPCEKMLPGFRPAQPVVFCGLFPVDANDFEDLRQAMGKLRLNDASFSFEMETSAALGFGFRCGFLGLLHLEIIQERLSREFDLDLIATAPSVVYEMEMTNDEQITLHNPADMPDVVRIREIREPWIKANIMTPDEYLGAILKLCQERRGVQTDLSYVGSRAMVQYDLPLNEVVFDFYDRLKSISKGYASFDYQLADYRPGDLVKMTILVNDEPVDALSVLVHRSQAEIRGRSMCEKLKDLIPRHMFKIPIQAAIGGRVIARETISAMRKDVTAKCYGGDATRKRKLLEKQKAGKKKMRQFGKVEIPQEAFIAALKMDS; from the coding sequence ATGACCAAACAAAGCTTCGATAAAATCCGCAACTTCTCGATCATCGCTCACATCGATCACGGGAAGTCTACGCTTGCTGATCGCCTGATCCAGTATACTGGAGGGCTGACTGAGCGCGAAATGCGCGAACAGGTGCTCGATAGTATGGAGATCGAGCAGGAACGCGGCATCACCATCAAGGCGCAGACCGTCTCCCTCAAATATGAGGCAGATGACGGCAATGTCTATACGCTCAATCTGATGGACACGCCGGGCCATGTGGACTTTGCCTATGAGGTTAGCCGCTCGCTGGCTGCCTGTGAGGGCTCGTTGCTGGTTGTTGACGCCAGCCAGGGCGTCGAAGCCCAGACGCTTGCCAACGTCTATCAGGCCATCGATAACGACCATGAAATCGTGCCTGTTCTGAACAAGATCGATCTGCCTGCCGCAGAGCCGGAGCGTGTACGAGAGCAGATTGAGGATGTGATCGGCATTGATGCATCCGAAGCGATTGAAGCCAGCGCCAAATCAGGCATCGGTATCAAGGAAACGCTGGAAGCCATCGTCAAGCGCTTGCCAGCGCCGGAAGGCGACAAGGAAGCCCCTCTCAAGGCAATGCTGGTTGACAGCTACTATGATGTTTATCTGGGTGTTGTCGTTATCGTGCGCATCATCGACGGCGAGCTCAAGAAGGGCGAGCGCATTCGCATGATGGGCACCAATGCAGCTTATGACATTGACCGCATCGGCATCTTTACGCCCAAGATGATTGACGTCGACGTGTTAGGCCCCGGCGAAGTTGGTTTCCTGATTGCATCGATCAAGGAAGTGGCTGATACGCGCGTTGGTGATACCATCACCCATGTTAAGCGCCCATGCGAAAAAATGCTTCCCGGTTTCCGTCCGGCTCAGCCGGTGGTCTTCTGCGGCCTGTTTCCAGTCGACGCCAACGATTTTGAAGACCTGCGTCAGGCTATGGGTAAGCTGCGCCTGAATGATGCGAGCTTCTCGTTCGAAATGGAAACTTCGGCTGCGCTCGGTTTTGGTTTCCGCTGCGGCTTCCTCGGCCTGTTGCATCTGGAAATTATTCAGGAGCGTCTCAGCCGTGAGTTTGATCTTGATCTCATCGCCACAGCGCCAAGCGTTGTCTATGAAATGGAGATGACCAACGACGAGCAGATCACCCTGCACAATCCGGCCGATATGCCTGATGTGGTTCGCATCAGGGAAATCCGCGAGCCTTGGATCAAGGCGAACATCATGACGCCGGATGAATATCTTGGCGCGATCCTCAAGCTTTGTCAGGAACGTCGCGGCGTGCAGACCGATTTATCCTATGTCGGTTCCCGTGCCATGGTTCAGTATGATCTGCCGCTCAACGAGGTTGTTTTTGACTTCTATGATCGCCTCAAGTCCATCTCCAAGGGATATGCCAGCTTTGACTATCAGTTGGCAGACTATCGTCCGGGAGATCTGGTCAAGATGACCATCCTTGTCAACGATGAGCCTGTTGATGCACTTTCGGTGCTGGTGCACCGCTCACAGGCAGAAATCCGTGGCCGGTCCATGTGTGAAAAGCTCAAGGATCTCATCCCGCGTCACATGTTCAAGATTCCCATTCAGGCAGCCATCGGTGGCCGTGTCATCGCGCGCGAAACCATCTCGGCCATGCGCAAGGACGTGACCGCCAAATGTTACGGTGGTGATGCCACCCGTAAGCGTAAGCTTCTGGAAAAGCAGAAAGCTGGCAAAAAGAAGATGCGCCAGTTCGGTAAGGTTGAAATCCCTCAGGAAGCCTTCATTGCGGCGCTCAAAATGGATAGCTGA
- a CDS encoding winged helix-turn-helix transcriptional regulator has translation MPRKSSKLDRIDLHILDELQKNARITNKALSEVVGLSPSPCLQRVKRLEDIGLISGYLGLINLEALCRHVTVIATITIRDHDHSIFTTFETAIAELPDVVECLKMSGSFDYLVRFVCTDIQRYHAVTEDLLVQVGGKMQIASHVVLDQTKQYHGVDLEELVHG, from the coding sequence GTGCCGCGCAAAAGCTCCAAACTCGATAGGATCGACCTGCATATTCTGGACGAACTTCAGAAAAACGCCCGTATCACCAACAAGGCACTTTCAGAGGTTGTCGGGCTGTCTCCCAGCCCCTGCTTGCAGAGGGTCAAAAGATTGGAAGATATCGGGCTGATCAGCGGTTATCTTGGTTTGATCAATCTTGAAGCGCTTTGCCGCCATGTCACTGTGATCGCAACAATCACAATAAGAGATCATGACCATTCGATCTTCACGACATTCGAAACCGCTATTGCAGAGCTGCCCGATGTTGTCGAATGTCTGAAGATGAGCGGCTCTTTTGATTATCTGGTGCGGTTCGTTTGTACCGACATCCAGCGTTATCATGCTGTCACCGAAGATCTGTTAGTTCAGGTGGGTGGAAAAATGCAAATTGCCAGCCATGTGGTTCTCGATCAGACCAAGCAATATCACGGTGTCGATCTGGAAGAGCTCGTGCACGGGTGA
- a CDS encoding FeoA family protein: MIATLNDLTVGDQGRIAKLDISDRAYKQQLMAMGLTRGAEFTVMRIAPLGDPIEIKIRGSALSLRKSDTFGVQIETKDR, translated from the coding sequence ATGATTGCTACTCTCAATGATCTCACAGTTGGAGATCAAGGTCGTATCGCCAAGCTGGATATTTCCGACCGGGCATACAAGCAGCAATTAATGGCGATGGGCTTGACCCGCGGCGCCGAGTTTACGGTCATGCGGATTGCGCCTCTTGGAGATCCGATTGAAATCAAGATTCGCGGTAGCGCATTATCGCTGCGCAAGTCTGACACTTTTGGTGTGCAGATAGAGACCAAAGATCGCTAA
- a CDS encoding diguanylate cyclase produces MKIVLVEDNKDDCNAIRAILEARQEKVCVFQSGEDAWKFVQNTIDIDVVIVSLNLEDLSGLEICWNCRILAAQRKGMYVVAISEQANAHILVEALDSGADDFLHKPLQEDILLARLRVAERVIMLQKRLVQLANRDPLTDLYNRRAFLEKTHALIEKPVEELSISAIMFDIDHFKSVNDCFGHDVGDEVIKTVAKIALSEGSLIGRLGGEEFAIVSQNQSLYETACSANRIRETIARTPIVTNGRKVRVTSSFGVAGYQPGDDVDALLKRADMALYRSKGNGRNMVTVEQSKFVESCTGAGCQAAQ; encoded by the coding sequence ATGAAAATCGTATTGGTGGAAGACAACAAGGACGACTGCAATGCAATCCGCGCTATTCTGGAGGCGAGACAAGAAAAGGTCTGCGTCTTCCAAAGTGGCGAGGATGCATGGAAATTTGTGCAGAATACAATCGATATTGACGTCGTCATTGTTTCTCTCAATCTGGAAGATCTTTCCGGATTGGAGATCTGCTGGAACTGCCGTATCCTGGCTGCCCAACGAAAGGGCATGTATGTCGTTGCCATTTCTGAACAAGCGAATGCCCATATTCTTGTCGAGGCTCTGGACAGCGGCGCTGACGACTTTTTGCATAAACCCTTGCAGGAAGATATTCTGCTTGCCCGCCTCCGCGTAGCCGAGCGTGTCATCATGCTGCAAAAAAGGCTGGTTCAACTGGCAAACCGCGATCCTCTTACCGATCTTTATAATCGGAGGGCTTTTCTGGAAAAGACACATGCTCTTATCGAAAAACCAGTTGAAGAGCTGTCTATTTCAGCAATCATGTTCGATATTGATCACTTCAAGAGCGTCAATGACTGCTTTGGACACGATGTCGGGGATGAAGTCATCAAGACTGTCGCAAAGATTGCCTTAAGCGAAGGGAGTCTGATCGGACGGCTCGGTGGGGAAGAATTCGCCATTGTCAGTCAGAACCAGAGCCTCTATGAGACGGCCTGTTCTGCCAACCGTATCAGGGAAACAATCGCCCGTACCCCCATTGTCACGAATGGCCGGAAGGTAAGGGTTACCTCCAGCTTTGGTGTGGCAGGCTATCAACCGGGAGATGATGTGGACGCCTTGCTGAAAAGAGCGGATATGGCGCTTTATCGATCAAAAGGCAACGGACGCAATATGGTTACCGTGGAACAGTCGAAGTTCGTCGAGAGCTGCACGGGAGCCGGCTGTCAAGCGGCTCAGTAA
- the feoB gene encoding Fe(2+) transporter permease subunit FeoB has product MTDIRIAFAGNPNCGKTTLFNALTGARQKVGNWPGVTIDRKEGHYTHNGNEVTIVDLPGTYSLDTTYTSGLDEVIARDYILEGEADLIVNVVDAANLERNLFLTSQLIDMRIPMIIALTKISVAHKDGIEVDAKLLSERLKVPVIVVRRKGNQSQVPFKDLIEEAVKKHPVSDASIDYPDELMTVLNRLTDGFSSIAKKHNVDKRWLAVKSVGGDGKALSFLDDSARTLLDLELSQLSEQGDEDADLLIADGRYGFAHDLAKDAIRHIRQVPKTWTERIDSVALSRILGIPVFLLIMYVMFLLTIDFAGAFIDFFDILFGTVVVDGPAHWMAALGSPDWLIAVLPNGIGVGIQTVATFIPVVAFLFLFLTFLEDSGYMARAAFVVDRAMIAVGLPGKSFVPMLLGFGCSVPAIMASRTLDNHRDRVVTALMSPFMSCGARLPVYALFAAAFFPSGGQNLVFLLYLIGIMFAIFTGLVLKKAVFGGKALPFLMELPPYQLPNLSSALIRTWDRLKQFILSSGRVIVAVVFVLSILNSMGTDGSFGHDDSEHSVLANIGKALTPVVEPLGINEANWPATVGLFTGIFAKEAVVGTLNSLYSQIDATSDDGAASEEDGFDFFGGVYDAFATIPANLADLSDALTDPFGISVGDVSNYDSAAEELEVSNDTFAAMVSRFDGKIGAFAYLLFILLYIPCVAAVGALFREVGRNWTFFGMGWTTLLGYCTSVFAYQAGTIARHPQSSMIWMVATFGTVALVVAIMYFFSRNDSQKPEKLARSVI; this is encoded by the coding sequence ATGACTGATATCCGTATTGCTTTCGCAGGTAACCCGAATTGTGGCAAGACAACCCTTTTCAACGCTCTGACCGGAGCTCGCCAAAAAGTCGGTAACTGGCCCGGTGTAACGATTGATCGCAAGGAAGGCCACTATACGCACAATGGAAACGAAGTGACCATTGTTGATCTGCCTGGCACCTATTCACTCGATACCACCTATACAAGCGGTCTGGATGAGGTCATCGCTCGAGACTATATTCTCGAAGGCGAAGCCGATCTGATCGTTAACGTCGTTGACGCAGCCAATCTGGAACGAAATCTATTTCTCACCTCGCAATTGATCGACATGCGCATTCCGATGATCATTGCGCTTACAAAGATCAGTGTTGCCCATAAGGACGGCATTGAGGTCGACGCCAAGCTTCTGTCGGAAAGACTGAAAGTTCCGGTTATCGTTGTGCGGCGGAAGGGAAATCAAAGTCAGGTGCCCTTCAAGGACCTGATCGAAGAGGCTGTCAAAAAGCATCCGGTCAGCGACGCCAGCATCGACTATCCCGATGAACTCATGACCGTTCTAAACCGCTTGACGGACGGCTTCTCGTCTATCGCCAAGAAGCATAACGTGGACAAACGATGGCTTGCGGTTAAGTCAGTTGGTGGTGACGGCAAAGCACTCTCTTTCCTTGATGACAGCGCCCGCACCCTGCTTGATCTGGAGCTATCGCAATTGAGCGAACAGGGGGACGAAGATGCCGATCTGCTGATCGCAGATGGCCGCTACGGCTTTGCGCATGACTTGGCCAAAGACGCGATCCGGCATATTCGTCAAGTGCCCAAGACATGGACAGAACGCATCGACTCTGTGGCACTCAGCCGGATACTTGGCATTCCGGTGTTCCTGCTCATCATGTATGTGATGTTCCTGCTGACAATTGACTTTGCCGGAGCCTTTATCGACTTCTTCGATATTCTGTTCGGCACCGTGGTGGTCGACGGGCCTGCCCATTGGATGGCTGCCCTGGGCTCCCCGGACTGGCTGATTGCCGTATTGCCCAACGGGATCGGCGTCGGTATCCAGACCGTTGCAACCTTCATTCCGGTGGTTGCTTTCCTGTTCCTGTTCCTGACGTTCCTGGAAGACAGTGGCTATATGGCGCGCGCAGCCTTTGTGGTTGATCGTGCAATGATTGCGGTTGGCTTGCCCGGCAAGAGCTTTGTGCCCATGTTGCTTGGCTTTGGTTGCAGTGTTCCTGCAATCATGGCATCGCGGACTCTGGACAACCACCGCGACCGCGTGGTCACGGCGCTGATGTCTCCCTTCATGTCATGCGGAGCAAGATTGCCGGTTTATGCCCTATTTGCCGCGGCCTTTTTCCCGTCAGGTGGCCAGAATCTTGTCTTCCTGCTTTATCTCATCGGCATTATGTTCGCGATTTTCACCGGACTGGTGCTCAAGAAGGCCGTTTTTGGTGGCAAGGCTCTGCCTTTCCTGATGGAGCTTCCTCCTTACCAGCTCCCCAACCTCTCGTCAGCTCTCATCCGCACCTGGGATCGTCTCAAACAATTCATCCTCAGCTCCGGGCGGGTGATCGTGGCGGTTGTTTTTGTCCTGAGTATTCTCAATTCCATGGGCACAGATGGCAGCTTCGGCCATGACGATAGCGAGCATTCCGTTCTTGCAAATATCGGCAAGGCTCTGACGCCGGTTGTCGAACCGCTCGGCATCAACGAAGCAAACTGGCCAGCAACCGTGGGGCTATTCACGGGCATTTTCGCCAAGGAAGCCGTCGTCGGAACGCTGAATTCGCTCTACAGCCAGATTGATGCAACCAGTGACGATGGTGCCGCAAGCGAGGAAGATGGATTTGATTTCTTTGGCGGCGTTTATGATGCCTTCGCCACCATTCCTGCCAACCTTGCCGATCTGTCAGACGCCCTCACGGACCCATTCGGGATTAGCGTTGGTGATGTATCCAACTATGATAGTGCAGCCGAAGAGCTAGAGGTTTCCAACGATACCTTCGCTGCCATGGTGTCACGATTTGATGGGAAGATCGGTGCCTTTGCCTACCTGCTGTTCATTCTGCTCTATATTCCTTGTGTGGCTGCAGTGGGCGCCTTGTTCCGCGAGGTTGGCCGCAATTGGACATTCTTTGGAATGGGGTGGACAACATTGCTCGGCTATTGCACCAGCGTGTTCGCCTATCAGGCAGGAACCATCGCACGGCACCCCCAAAGCTCCATGATCT